One window of Tachysurus vachellii isolate PV-2020 chromosome 21, HZAU_Pvac_v1, whole genome shotgun sequence genomic DNA carries:
- the ptpn23b gene encoding tyrosine-protein phosphatase non-receptor type 23b, with translation MEAVPRMPMIWLELKEAGDFNFSSGVVQYIKRNYGENPEHYSEAVRELEKLRQHVVNIQRDYEGCNTLRRYFGQLHFLQSRVPMAKGQEAAAPVTWIDIFSGKQVTHEDISYEQACVLYNLGSLHSCLGAMDNRVSEEGMKTSCTHFQSSAGAFTYIRDHYNSGYSSDLSHPALSINISLMLGQAQECLLEKTLLDNRKSLVIARICAQVCDYYRECTRVLETSDCVSGKKEWRKLLWMKISYFSAVTHLHMGKHSEELQKHGEAVAYFQSALGKLNEAIKLSKGQPESIQEALKFTMDIIGGKFNSAKKDNDFIYHESVPGLDTLAAVKGSSLVKPIPISPTDPNTTGPDLFSNLVPLEAHVASSVYSEEKAKLLREVMAKIDEKNQSLGSFMDSLNCDSVDLDMFSSVPSVLLEKCAALSVQPDAVKRLVQAMQALSGVFTDVGSYLEEVRNALEKDEAEEKALMNVVGQKELPPELTELQQEFRKYEAAHQVASQSNTELHKAMNLHIPNLRLLQGPLDELRNSLPQPQLTQDDLSSWQTMKRICGKVDEMRKQRISFEKEFRDLIQKDDITTTLVTTERSEIKALIKKQLQKYEQLKGYIDQNLAAQDNIIKALTEVNVQCATIRKTLSITQEQWNSFVQSVVASYDAYEDLLKKAEEGTGFYQDLEKKTSSLLDKVKTVSVSREEERRTLMKREVAKVPPPRPAAQKPVLGNNISPQSSTSSMEAFVSSQDLPQKLHRLPPDVALARGPPLPNIGGPCGPTPLTWPPGAVRPPFPQLIPTNQAPYGHVSGVPNQVAPTQHPSGFAVPQQFQPGPPSGTTPNVSQMPHQGFMPAPWQKSPSVSFPIVSANYTSPPEMGQSAARPGLAGNVLMCGGQQGQHMHTAMPQSLSTQQVTPGTQYQGFPPQPGHGTMSQANRVAFFGQSQPFPHSGQFQAPMPPQSQTQPIPTTAYWPTFQPGLLSVAGEAKVQAFPPGPVNHFHPGQSTQNQPQVHMGHVLPSIPSSQPQEMPGTLQNANRQTALFQTTTPVPFSQNQPVPFAYHSADNSHIPQRMAPLESNMYFQGGTPQIQAQPLPALNTGQQNTAQFSNVFQNKHIPPQSNLSSGPSPAPVMDNPNPPALTAILTPSPAQPVPHNQTGALLKPSSSESSFSAIEDKVNRLSIASQGAALN, from the exons GATTGACATCTTTTCAGGAAAACAAGTCACTCATGAAGACATCAGCTATGAACAGGCCTGTGTTCTTTATAACCTTG gttCTTTACACTCATGTCTGGGGGCCATGGATAACAGAGTTTCTGAAGAA gggATGAAGACATCTTGCACACATTTCCAGAGCTCTGCTGGGGCATTCACTTACATCAGAGATCATTACAATTCTGGATACAGCTCTGACCTTAGTCACCCAGCACTGTCCATCAACATCAGTCTAATGCtg GGTCAGGCTCAGGAGTGCCTGCTAGAGAAAACACTGCTGGACAACAGGAAGAGTTTAGTGATTGCCCGTATTTGTGCCCAG GTGTGTGACTACTACAGAGAGTGTACGCGAGTGCTGGAGACCTCAGACTGTGTGTCAGGAAAGAAGGAGTGGAGGAAACTTCTCTGGATGAAAATCAGCTACTTCAGTGCAGTTACACAC TTACACATGGGCAAGCACTCAGAGGAGCTGCAAAAGCACGGTGAAGCT GTTGCTTACTTCCAAAGTGCACTAGGCAAACTAAACGAAGCTATTAAACTGAGCAAG GGTCAGCCCGAGTCCATACAGGAAGCTCTGAAGTTCACCATGGACATCATCGGTGGAAA ATTTAACTCTGCTAAGAAGGACAACGACTTTATCTACCATGAATCGGTTCCTGGTCTGGACACGCTGGCTGCTGTGAAAG GATCTTCTCTGGTAAAGCCGATCCCCATCTCCCCGACTGACCCCAACACCACCGGTCCTGACCTCTTCTCCAACCTGGTTCCTCTCGAAGCTCACGTGGCTTCGTCTGTCTACAG tgaGGAGAAGGCCAAACTGCTTCGTGAAGTAATGGCAAAGATTGATGAGAAGAACCAGAGTTTAGG gAGTTTTATGGACTCTTTGAACTGTGATTCAGTGGATTTGGACATGTTCAGCTCTGTGCCTTCTGTGTTACTGGAGAAATGTGCAGCACTCAGTGTTCAGCCAGATGCAGTAAAGAGATTAGTGCAGGCCATGCAGG CTTTGTCCGGCGTGTTCACTGACGTGGGCTCTTATCTGGAGGAAGTGCGTAATGCACTGGAGAAGGATGAAGCAGAAGAGAAGGCCCTGATGAATGTGGTTGGGCAGAAAGAATTGCCTCCTGAACTAACAGAACTCCAACAGGAGTTCAGGAAATATGAGGCAGCCCATCAAGTAGCCAGTCAAAGCAACACTGAGCTCCACAAAGCCATGAACCTGCACATCCCAAACCTGCGTCTGCTTCAGGGACCACTGGATGAGCTGAGGAACAGCCTGCCTCAGCCTCAGCTGACTCAAG ATGACTTATCATCCTGGCAGACAATGAAACGGATTTGTGGTAAAGTCGATGAGATGCGTAAGCAGAGGATCTCGTTTGAGAAGGAGTTTCGTGACCTCATTCAGAAAGATGACATTACCACTACTCTGGTGACCACCGAACGTTCGGAGATAAAG GCCTTGATTAAAAAGCAGCTTCAGAAATATGAGCAGTTGAAGGGATACATTGATCAGAACCTTGCAGCTCAGGATAACATTATTAAAGCTTTGACCGAGGTTAATGTGCAGTGTGCCACCATTCGAAAGACCCTCAGCATCACACAAGAACA ATGGAACAGCTTTGTACAGTCTGTGGTGGCTTCATATGACGCTTATGAGGACCTGCTGAAAAAGGCTGAGGAAGGTACAGGTTTTTATCAGGACCTAGAGAAAAAGACATCTAGCCTTTTAGACAAAGTTAAGACCGTCTCCGTGagcagagaagaagagagacgTACCTTGATGAAAAG AGAAGTAGCAAAAGTGCCTCCTCCTAGACCTGCTGCTCAAAAGCCAGTGCTTGGCAATAATATCAGTCCTCAGTCTAGCACCTCCAGCATGGAGGCTTTTGTTTCTTCACAGGATCTACCCCAGAAACTGCACAGACTACCCCCAGATGTAGCCTTAGCTAGAGGTCCACCACTCCCTAACATTGGTGGTCCCTGTGGACCAACCCCTCTCACTTGGCCACCAGGGGCAGTCAGACCTCCATTTCCACAGCTAATTCCTACTAATCAAGCCCCTTATGGGCATGTTTCTGGTGTCCCAAATCAGGTGGCACCTACACAGCATCCTTCAGGTTTTGCTGTACCTCAACAATTTCAGCCTGGTCCACCCAGTGGCACCACACCAAATGTGTCACAAATGCCTCACCAGGGCTTTATGCCAGCACCCTGGCAGAAATCACCAAGTGTATCCTTTCCTATTGTTTCTGCAAATTATACTTCACCCCCTGAGATGGGGCAATCTGCTGCAAGACCAGGTCTAGCCGGAAATGTTCTTATGTGTGGTGGACAACAAGGTCAACACATGCACACTGCCATGCCGCAGTCCTTATCTACTCAACAAGTGACTCCAGGAACACAGTACCAAGGTTTCCCCCCACAACCTGGACATGGCACGATGTCTCAGGCAAATAGGGTTGCCTTCTTTGGGCAAAGCCAGCCGTTCCCCCATTCTGGACAATTCCAGGCTCCGATGCCACCACAGAGCCAGACTCAGCCAATCCCAACTACTGCATACTGGCCTACTTTTCAGCCAGGCCTTCTATCAGTAGCTGGGGAGGCTAAGGTACAAGCATTCCCTCCTGGTCCTGTAAACCATTTTCACCCAGGACAATCTACACAGAACCAGCCCCAAGTTCATATGGGTCATGTTCTTCCCTCCATTCCATCTTCTCAACCTCAAGAAATGCCTGGAACCCTCCAGAATGCTAACAGACAAACAGCTTTATTCCAAACTACCACTCCGGTACCCTTCAGCCAGAATCAACCCGTGCCTTTCGCTTACCACTCCGCTGATAACTCTCATATTCCTCAGAGAATGGCCCCTCTAGAAAGTAACATGTATTTTCAGGGTGGAACACCTCAAATCCAAGCACAGCCCCTTCCAGCTCTGAACACGGGTCAGCAGAACACTGCTCAGTTCAGTAACGTGTTTCAAAACAAACATATTCCACCTCAGAGTAACTTGTCTTCTGGACCAAGTCCTGCCCCGGTGATGGATAACCCAAATCCCCCTGCACTTACTGCTATACTTACACCGTCCCCAGCTCAACCTGTACCCCATAATCAGACTGGGGCTCTTCTGAAGCCTTCGTCCTCTGAGAGTTCCTTCAGTGCAATTGAAGACAAGGTGAACCGGCTCAGCATTGCTTCACAGGGAGCAGCTCTAAATTGA